One genomic segment of Pandoraea sputorum includes these proteins:
- a CDS encoding cytochrome b/b6 domain-containing protein has translation MKPIRIWDLPTRLFHWSFVVLAVAAYVTAKTGGNAMIYHFWCGYAVLALLIFRLIWGIAGPRYARFSAFMTGPRTFVRSLRSTSEASDMQARFAGHTPLGGLSVIAMLLFFGIQVALGLFSNDDIFNDGPLVKFIDKDTSDMLTGWHLRNQWVLIALVALHVLAIVYYRIARKKDLVRPMILGDKTLPGPVHPARDDWRVRAGALVLIVLASALVYRIVHLTPAVAALPSY, from the coding sequence ATGAAGCCGATACGCATCTGGGACTTGCCGACACGTTTGTTCCACTGGTCGTTCGTGGTACTGGCCGTCGCCGCCTACGTCACCGCCAAGACTGGTGGCAACGCGATGATCTATCACTTCTGGTGCGGCTACGCCGTGCTCGCGTTGCTGATCTTCCGCTTGATCTGGGGCATCGCCGGTCCGCGCTATGCGCGTTTCTCTGCGTTCATGACCGGGCCGCGCACGTTCGTCCGCTCGCTGCGCAGCACGTCGGAAGCGTCGGACATGCAGGCGCGCTTCGCGGGACACACGCCGCTCGGCGGCCTCTCGGTCATCGCCATGCTGTTGTTCTTCGGCATTCAGGTCGCGCTGGGCCTGTTCTCGAACGACGATATCTTCAACGACGGACCGCTCGTCAAGTTCATCGACAAGGATACGAGCGACATGCTCACCGGCTGGCATCTGCGTAATCAGTGGGTGCTGATCGCGCTGGTGGCATTGCATGTGCTGGCGATTGTGTATTACCGCATCGCACGCAAGAAGGATCTGGTGCGGCCGATGATTCTCGGCGACAAGACGCTGCCCGGCCCCGTGCATCCGGCACGTGACGACTGGCGGGTGCGCGCGGGCGCGCTGGTGCTGATCGTGCTGGCGTCGGCACTCGTGTACCGCATCGTGCATCTCACACCGGCGGTGGCGGCGTTGCCGTCATATTGA
- a CDS encoding LTA synthase family protein: MTRTSADIPAATLASPADPRLPCLLRLCAVVMLATWLGNLLIRGFGVMALTPDAHYVAVTTSAREWMLWLWYGMRYDVLLSSWGVLAWLLPLAIGRAMFASTPAMRATFVAGVVLWFVTVNAAGLVEHFYLRYFGVPFGPQIFSIFDDDVGVAMDAAAHLLPVGTALLCALGLALMQTWCTLRLTLVPQRRATWRDAIVQIAVITMLWMAACGEPAARLTAQEGVSVARRPLLDELLVNTPVRLYLALRQSREAPGRADSPNRALKSHGFENAAALAQALRVAGRSSKGDEGDDGGEGHAYDPTAALQRAAWHRTPPNAMLVAHPPHVVFGLMEGWGGYGLSLDADGFPIAGAMRRHLDAGWWFRHAVAARSDTISTLEHLLINSGSQSLMLTDSAVPMPFTCAAAGPFRQKGYRTVFVYGGARTWRHIDRVMRQQGFDDVITQADIVARYPRADTGTYGVYDGYLWRYVHDMLEEADARGQPLFVFALTMSNHWPFNVPDDAATGPFDLTKGWRTSPANAAERDERQRGIRAYRYAMDALGDFIDRLKYSPMSSHTILVATGDHRAPQWRDLDNASLSPFERYHVPIYLRVPRAYAPMGPVRLNDFVGHRDIFPTLYHLALSDAPYVGFGEPLFGVVPIARRYAVAQQRYLFSTQGAQDLRSGVRYTHVEGGDADVLGQQAADANALLALSEWFGEMQRLTRPAPAASKE, translated from the coding sequence ATGACTCGCACGTCTGCCGATATCCCGGCGGCGACGCTCGCCTCGCCAGCCGATCCCCGACTCCCTTGCTTGCTGCGCCTATGTGCGGTCGTCATGCTCGCGACGTGGCTTGGCAATCTGCTGATCCGTGGCTTCGGCGTCATGGCGCTTACGCCCGACGCGCACTACGTTGCTGTCACCACGAGTGCGCGTGAATGGATGCTCTGGCTCTGGTACGGCATGCGCTATGACGTCTTGCTAAGCAGTTGGGGAGTGTTGGCATGGCTGCTGCCGTTGGCGATCGGGCGGGCGATGTTCGCGTCGACACCTGCCATGCGGGCGACTTTCGTCGCGGGGGTCGTGCTCTGGTTTGTCACCGTGAACGCAGCGGGACTGGTCGAACACTTCTACCTGCGATACTTCGGTGTGCCGTTCGGCCCTCAGATCTTCAGCATTTTTGACGACGATGTCGGCGTCGCCATGGACGCCGCAGCCCATCTGCTCCCCGTAGGCACGGCGTTGCTGTGCGCGTTGGGGCTGGCGCTTATGCAGACGTGGTGCACGCTGCGCCTGACGCTGGTCCCGCAGCGACGGGCAACATGGCGCGACGCCATCGTGCAGATCGCGGTGATCACGATGCTTTGGATGGCTGCCTGTGGCGAGCCTGCGGCGCGGCTGACGGCGCAGGAGGGTGTCAGCGTGGCGCGGCGTCCGCTGCTCGACGAGTTGCTCGTCAACACGCCTGTGCGGCTTTACCTCGCGCTGCGGCAAAGCCGGGAAGCCCCCGGGCGGGCCGACAGCCCGAATCGTGCGCTGAAGTCGCATGGTTTCGAAAATGCCGCTGCGCTCGCCCAGGCCTTGCGTGTCGCTGGCCGGAGCAGCAAAGGAGACGAAGGAGACGATGGTGGCGAGGGGCATGCGTACGATCCGACAGCGGCGCTTCAGCGCGCGGCGTGGCATCGCACGCCGCCCAACGCCATGCTGGTGGCGCATCCGCCGCATGTCGTCTTCGGACTGATGGAAGGGTGGGGTGGTTACGGATTGTCGCTCGATGCCGACGGATTTCCCATCGCAGGCGCGATGCGCAGACATCTGGACGCCGGATGGTGGTTCCGGCATGCCGTCGCGGCGCGCTCCGATACGATCTCCACGCTCGAGCATCTGCTGATCAACAGCGGTAGCCAGTCGTTGATGCTGACGGACAGTGCGGTGCCGATGCCGTTCACGTGTGCCGCCGCCGGACCGTTCCGGCAAAAGGGATATCGAACGGTCTTCGTCTACGGCGGCGCACGTACGTGGCGGCATATCGACCGTGTCATGCGTCAGCAAGGGTTTGACGACGTGATCACGCAGGCCGATATCGTCGCGCGCTATCCGCGAGCCGACACCGGCACCTACGGCGTGTACGACGGCTATCTCTGGCGCTATGTGCACGACATGCTGGAGGAAGCCGACGCGCGCGGCCAACCGTTGTTCGTCTTCGCGCTGACGATGAGCAACCACTGGCCCTTCAACGTGCCTGACGATGCGGCGACCGGCCCGTTCGACCTGACGAAGGGATGGCGCACGTCACCCGCCAACGCGGCGGAGCGAGACGAACGTCAGCGCGGCATACGCGCCTATCGCTACGCTATGGATGCGCTTGGCGACTTCATCGACCGTCTCAAATATTCACCGATGAGTTCGCACACGATTCTGGTGGCGACGGGCGATCATCGTGCGCCGCAATGGCGCGATCTGGATAACGCGTCGCTCTCGCCGTTCGAGCGTTATCACGTGCCGATCTATTTGCGCGTGCCGCGTGCGTATGCGCCGATGGGGCCGGTGCGGCTGAACGACTTCGTCGGCCATCGCGACATCTTCCCCACGCTCTATCATCTCGCCCTTTCGGACGCGCCTTACGTGGGGTTCGGTGAACCGCTATTCGGTGTGGTGCCGATCGCACGTCGCTATGCGGTGGCGCAACAGCGCTATCTGTTCTCCACGCAAGGGGCACAGGATCTGCGCAGCGGCGTGCGCTATACCCACGTGGAAGGCGGCGACGCCGACGTGCTCGGGCAGCAAGCCGCAGACGCTAACGCATTGCTCGCGCTGTCGGAATGGTTTGGGGAGATGCAACGACTGACGAGGCCTGCGCCTGCCGCTTCGAAGGAATAG
- the secF gene encoding protein translocase subunit SecF, whose protein sequence is MEFFRIKKDVPFMRHALIFNIVSALTFVAAVFFLLTRGLHLSIEFTGGTVMEVAYTQAADLEKIRGEVGKLGYRDVQVQSFGTSRDVMIRLPIQSGPDGKQVTSAQQSDAVMTALKADAPDVSLRRVEFVGPQIGHELFTDGLLALTFVVVGIIIYLSFRFEWKFAVAGVIANLHDVVIILGFFAFFQWEFSLAVLAGVLAVLGYSVNESVVIFDRIRETFRKMRKATVQEVIDHAITTTMSRTIITHASTEMMVLSMFFFGGQTLHYFALALTVGILFGIYSSVFVAAALAMWFGVKREDLIKHGSKDDEEGLDRNDPNFGARV, encoded by the coding sequence ATGGAATTTTTCCGCATCAAGAAAGACGTGCCGTTCATGCGGCATGCCCTGATCTTCAACATCGTCTCGGCGCTCACGTTCGTGGCGGCGGTGTTCTTCCTGCTCACGCGGGGCTTGCACCTGTCCATCGAGTTCACCGGCGGTACGGTCATGGAAGTGGCTTATACGCAGGCAGCCGATCTCGAGAAGATCCGTGGCGAAGTCGGCAAGCTCGGCTATCGCGACGTGCAGGTGCAGAGCTTCGGCACCTCGCGCGATGTGATGATCCGCCTGCCGATTCAGAGCGGCCCGGACGGCAAGCAGGTCACCAGCGCGCAGCAAAGCGATGCTGTGATGACCGCGCTCAAGGCCGACGCCCCCGACGTGTCGCTGCGTCGCGTGGAATTCGTCGGTCCGCAGATCGGGCACGAGTTGTTCACGGACGGTCTGCTGGCGCTGACCTTCGTGGTCGTCGGCATCATCATCTACCTGTCGTTCCGCTTCGAATGGAAATTCGCCGTAGCGGGCGTGATCGCCAACTTGCACGACGTGGTGATCATTCTCGGCTTCTTCGCGTTCTTCCAGTGGGAGTTCTCGCTAGCCGTGCTCGCGGGGGTACTGGCCGTGCTGGGCTACTCGGTGAACGAATCGGTCGTTATCTTCGACCGGATTCGCGAGACGTTCCGCAAGATGCGCAAGGCGACCGTGCAGGAAGTCATCGACCACGCCATTACGACGACGATGTCGCGGACCATCATCACGCACGCGAGTACGGAAATGATGGTGCTGTCGATGTTCTTCTTCGGCGGCCAGACGCTGCACTACTTCGCACTCGCCCTGACCGTGGGTATTCTGTTCGGTATCTACTCGTCGGTGTTCGTGGCCGCAGCGCTTGCGATGTGGTTCGGCGTGAAGCGCGAAGACCTCATCAAGCATGGCAGCAAGGATGACGAAGAAGGGCTGGATCGCAACGATCCGAACTTCGGCGCACGTGTCTGA
- the secD gene encoding protein translocase subunit SecD, which translates to MNRYPLWKYIVILVALAIGVLYTLPNLFGETPAVQISSVKATVKVDPSTLSRAEDALKAQNIAYTGAVFDSTGNNPSVRIRFADTDTQLRAKDLLQTSLNTDATDPTFVVALNLLSASPEWLSKIHALPMYLGLDLRGGVHFLLQVDMAGAITKRLDASAADARTLLRDKNIRHNGVTRTDTGIEAAFSSQADAERARNALSDGLPDLSYTTQPAANGAFKVVGAFTEAARRAVQDNAVKQNIVTLHNRVNELGVAEPVIQQEGPDRIVVQLPGVQDTAKAKDIIGRTATLEARLADPDAPRIVSADTPVPPQDELFLHGNGAPVLLKRQVIFSGDRITSASAGFDDHQQPSVNIKLDAAGGRVLRDVSRDNIGKPMAIVLFEKGKGEVLTVATIRGELGQSFQITGMGSAQGANDLALLLRAGSLAAPMEIIEERTIGPSLGADNIHKGVDSVMYGFLAIAVFMMAYYMLFGVFSVIALMFNLLLLVAALSLMQATLTLPGIAAIALTLGMAIDANVLINERIREELRGGASAQKAISLGFEHAWATILDSNVTTLIAGLALLAFGSGPVRAFAVVHCLGILTSMFSAVFFSRGLVNLWYGGRRKLKSLAIGQVWRPDGATNAPDAGEQ; encoded by the coding sequence ATGAATCGCTATCCTCTCTGGAAGTACATCGTCATTCTGGTGGCCCTCGCCATCGGGGTGCTCTACACGCTGCCGAACCTGTTCGGTGAAACGCCGGCGGTACAGATTTCCAGCGTCAAGGCGACCGTCAAGGTCGATCCCTCGACGCTCTCGCGCGCCGAAGACGCGCTCAAGGCTCAGAACATCGCCTATACCGGCGCAGTGTTCGACAGCACGGGCAACAACCCGAGCGTGCGTATCCGCTTTGCCGATACCGACACGCAGCTGCGCGCCAAGGATCTTCTCCAGACGTCGCTGAACACCGACGCGACCGATCCGACTTTCGTCGTCGCGCTCAACCTGCTCTCGGCCTCGCCGGAATGGCTCTCCAAAATCCACGCGCTGCCGATGTACCTCGGCCTCGACCTGCGTGGCGGTGTGCACTTCCTGCTGCAAGTCGACATGGCTGGCGCCATCACCAAGCGTCTGGATGCGTCTGCCGCTGACGCCCGTACGCTGCTGCGTGACAAGAACATCCGCCACAACGGCGTGACACGCACGGACACCGGCATCGAAGCCGCGTTCAGCTCGCAGGCAGACGCCGAGCGCGCCCGCAACGCGCTGAGCGACGGCCTGCCCGACCTCTCCTACACCACGCAGCCCGCTGCGAACGGCGCGTTCAAGGTCGTGGGCGCGTTCACGGAAGCCGCCCGCCGCGCGGTGCAGGACAACGCCGTCAAGCAGAACATCGTCACGCTGCATAACCGGGTGAACGAACTGGGCGTGGCCGAACCGGTGATTCAGCAGGAAGGCCCGGACCGCATCGTCGTGCAGTTGCCCGGCGTGCAGGACACCGCCAAGGCCAAGGACATCATCGGACGTACCGCAACGCTTGAAGCACGTCTGGCCGATCCGGATGCCCCGCGCATCGTGTCGGCCGACACGCCGGTGCCGCCGCAGGACGAACTGTTCCTGCACGGCAACGGTGCACCGGTCCTGCTCAAGCGTCAGGTGATCTTCAGTGGCGACCGCATCACGAGCGCCTCGGCAGGCTTCGACGATCACCAGCAACCGTCGGTGAACATCAAGCTCGACGCCGCCGGTGGCCGTGTGCTGCGCGACGTCTCGCGCGACAACATCGGCAAGCCGATGGCCATCGTGCTGTTCGAGAAGGGCAAGGGCGAAGTGCTCACTGTGGCGACCATCCGCGGCGAACTGGGTCAGAGCTTCCAGATCACCGGCATGGGCTCGGCACAGGGCGCAAACGATCTGGCGCTGCTGCTGCGCGCCGGCTCGCTCGCCGCGCCGATGGAAATCATCGAAGAACGTACGATTGGCCCGAGCCTCGGTGCCGACAACATCCATAAGGGTGTCGACTCGGTGATGTATGGCTTCCTCGCCATCGCCGTGTTCATGATGGCGTACTACATGCTGTTCGGCGTGTTCTCGGTCATCGCACTGATGTTCAACCTGCTGCTGCTCGTGGCTGCGCTCTCGCTGATGCAGGCCACGCTCACGCTGCCGGGTATCGCCGCTATCGCGCTCACGCTCGGTATGGCCATCGACGCGAACGTGCTGATCAACGAACGTATCCGTGAAGAGTTGCGCGGTGGTGCGTCGGCCCAGAAGGCGATTTCGCTGGGCTTCGAACATGCCTGGGCGACCATTCTGGACTCGAACGTGACCACGCTCATCGCCGGTCTGGCGCTGCTGGCCTTCGGTTCGGGTCCGGTGCGCGCGTTCGCTGTGGTGCACTGCCTGGGTATTCTGACCTCGATGTTCTCCGCCGTGTTCTTCTCGCGCGGTCTGGTCAACCTGTGGTACGGCGGCCGTCGCAAGCTCAAGTCGCTGGCGATCGGTCAGGTCTGGCGCCCGGATGGTGCGACGAACGCACCCGACGCAGGCGAGCAATAA
- the yajC gene encoding preprotein translocase subunit YajC, whose product MSFLPLVLMFVVLYFIMIRPQMKRQKETRNMLAALAKGDEVVTSGGLAGRISKVGETFVTVEIADNVEINVQKGAITTLLPKGTIKAL is encoded by the coding sequence ATGAGCTTCTTGCCGCTCGTGCTGATGTTCGTGGTGCTGTACTTCATCATGATCCGTCCGCAGATGAAGCGTCAGAAAGAGACCCGCAACATGCTGGCCGCACTCGCCAAGGGCGACGAAGTCGTGACCTCGGGTGGCCTGGCCGGTCGTATCTCGAAGGTCGGCGAAACCTTCGTGACCGTTGAAATCGCCGACAACGTCGAGATCAACGTGCAGAAGGGCGCTATCACCACGTTGCTGCCGAAGGGCACCATCAAGGCGCTCTGA
- the tgt gene encoding tRNA guanosine(34) transglycosylase Tgt: MLKFELITTDGQARRGRVTLNHGVVETPIFMPVGTYGSVKAMSPVELVENNAQIILGNTFHLWLRPGLETIAAHGGLHRFMGWDRPILTDSGGFQVFSLGDLRKISEEGVKFASPVNGDRLFLSPEISMQIQHVLNSDIVMQFDECTPYEIDGRPATEVEAGQSMRMSLRWAKRSIDEFNRLENPNALFGIVQGGMYEHLRDESLAGLSELDFHGYAIGGLSVGEPKEDMMRVLEHVAPRLPANKPHYLMGVGTPEDLVAGVAAGVDMFDCVMPTRNARNGWLFTRFGDLKIRNASHKTDTRPLDETCGCYACRNFSRAYLHHLQRAGEILGARLNTIHNLHYYLTLMQEIRDAIEAHQFDAFVAKFKADRARGVQ, encoded by the coding sequence ATGCTCAAGTTCGAACTCATTACCACCGACGGGCAAGCCCGCCGGGGGCGCGTCACACTCAACCACGGTGTGGTCGAGACGCCCATCTTCATGCCGGTCGGCACTTACGGTTCGGTCAAGGCGATGTCGCCGGTCGAACTCGTCGAGAACAACGCCCAGATCATCCTCGGCAATACCTTCCACCTCTGGCTGCGCCCGGGCCTGGAGACGATTGCCGCGCACGGCGGTCTGCACCGCTTCATGGGCTGGGATCGCCCGATTCTCACGGATTCGGGCGGTTTTCAGGTGTTCAGCCTCGGCGATCTGCGCAAGATCAGCGAAGAAGGCGTGAAATTTGCGTCGCCCGTGAACGGCGACCGCCTCTTCCTCTCGCCCGAGATCTCGATGCAGATCCAGCACGTGCTCAATTCGGACATCGTCATGCAGTTCGACGAATGCACGCCGTACGAGATCGACGGCCGTCCGGCCACGGAAGTCGAGGCCGGCCAGTCCATGCGCATGTCGCTGCGCTGGGCCAAGCGCTCCATCGACGAATTCAACCGTCTTGAGAACCCGAACGCGCTGTTCGGCATCGTTCAGGGCGGCATGTACGAGCATTTGCGCGACGAATCGCTCGCCGGGCTGTCGGAACTGGACTTCCACGGCTACGCCATCGGCGGACTGTCGGTCGGCGAGCCGAAGGAAGACATGATGCGCGTGCTGGAACACGTGGCGCCGCGTCTGCCCGCGAACAAGCCTCATTACCTGATGGGCGTGGGCACGCCGGAAGATCTGGTGGCCGGTGTGGCCGCCGGCGTCGACATGTTCGACTGCGTGATGCCCACCCGCAACGCGCGTAACGGCTGGCTGTTCACGCGTTTCGGCGATCTGAAGATCCGCAATGCGTCGCACAAGACCGATACGCGCCCGCTGGACGAAACTTGCGGCTGTTACGCCTGTCGAAACTTCTCGCGCGCCTATCTGCACCACTTGCAGCGAGCCGGGGAGATTCTGGGCGCGCGGCTCAACACCATCCATAACCTGCATTACTATCTCACGCTGATGCAGGAAATCCGGGATGCCATCGAAGCGCACCAATTCGACGCGTTCGTCGCCAAATTCAAGGCCGATCGCGCCCGCGGTGTGCAGTAA
- the queA gene encoding tRNA preQ1(34) S-adenosylmethionine ribosyltransferase-isomerase QueA, which yields MYTLSDFDFDLPPELIAQTALTERTASRLLEVDGSVTPPHLYDRSFADLPGLLAPGDLLVFNDTRVIKARLFGQKASGGKIEVLVERVIDNRTVLAQIRASKSPAPGTVLHLADAFDVTVGERVEPFYTLHFPEDCYTLLETYGRLPLPPYIEHDADAADETRYQTVYARNPGAVAAPTAGLHFDDALFARLDALGVQRATLTLHVGAGTFQPVRVDNIGEHKMHSEWYEITPALVDAIAATRARGGRVIAVGTTSMRALESGAQAALAAGGAPGTLRAGSAETDIFITPGYRFQLVDRLVTNFHLPKSTLLMLVSAFSGMETIRAAYRHAIEQRYRFFSYGDAMILSRVEIQDTPKAAA from the coding sequence ATGTATACCCTTTCCGATTTCGATTTCGACCTGCCGCCCGAACTGATCGCGCAGACCGCGCTCACCGAGCGTACCGCCAGCCGCTTGCTGGAGGTCGACGGCAGCGTCACGCCGCCGCACCTGTACGACCGCAGCTTTGCCGATCTGCCCGGCCTGCTCGCCCCCGGCGACCTGCTCGTGTTCAACGACACACGTGTCATCAAAGCGCGCCTGTTCGGTCAGAAAGCCAGCGGCGGCAAGATCGAAGTGCTCGTCGAGCGCGTGATCGACAACCGCACCGTGCTGGCACAGATCCGTGCCAGCAAGAGCCCCGCGCCCGGCACCGTACTGCATTTGGCGGATGCTTTCGACGTCACCGTCGGAGAACGCGTCGAGCCGTTCTACACGCTGCACTTCCCCGAAGACTGCTACACGCTGCTGGAAACCTACGGCCGTCTGCCGCTGCCGCCGTACATCGAACACGATGCCGACGCCGCCGACGAGACCCGTTACCAGACCGTCTACGCCCGCAATCCGGGCGCCGTGGCCGCACCGACGGCCGGCCTGCACTTCGACGACGCCCTCTTCGCCCGTCTCGACGCCCTCGGCGTCCAGCGCGCCACGTTGACCCTGCACGTGGGTGCGGGCACGTTCCAGCCCGTGCGCGTAGACAACATCGGCGAACACAAGATGCACTCGGAGTGGTACGAGATCACGCCCGCGCTGGTCGACGCCATTGCCGCCACCCGTGCACGCGGCGGCCGGGTGATCGCCGTTGGCACGACGTCGATGCGCGCGCTGGAATCGGGCGCTCAAGCCGCGCTCGCCGCCGGGGGCGCACCCGGCACGCTGCGCGCCGGCAGCGCCGAGACGGACATCTTCATCACACCGGGTTACCGCTTCCAACTGGTCGACCGGCTCGTGACCAACTTCCACCTGCCCAAGTCCACGCTGCTCATGCTCGTGTCGGCGTTCTCGGGCATGGAGACGATCCGCGCGGCCTATCGTCACGCCATCGAGCAGCGTTATCGCTTCTTCAGCTATGGCGACGCGATGATCCTCTCGCGCGTAGAGATTCAGGACACCCCGAAGGCTGCCGCCTGA
- the recG gene encoding ATP-dependent DNA helicase RecG, with product MTERRMPATAPDDATADLVDLADAASARADARPGANVTKAAKRGTKAAAKHVTSGATSDASADATDPKAAKSTKASKSAKSAKDAKPAAKKAAGSADKLAKLGLKRDIDLILHLPMRYEDETTLRKIGEVLPSELAQVEGVVTASDVAYRPRRQWVVRIADEGHELVLRFLNFYGSQQKQLAIGTRVRVRGEVRGGFFGLEMVHPAYRVVQDAAAPLPESLTPVYPSAAGLSQAYLRKAIHNAMDRTPLPELLPPGLLQDAIGPDHPLPALADAVHLLHAPPPNVSETALMERSHPAWLRIKCEELLAQQLSLKRAQAARRRLRAPSLGEHVKGGLLERFEAALPFKLTGAQQRVWAEIRADLAEAHPMQRLLQGDVGSGKTIIAALAAAQAIDAGFQAAIMAPTEILAEQHLRKLSAWLTPLGVEVAWLAGSMKAKEKREALARVASGEAQLVIGTHAIIQDTVTFARLGMAVVDEQHRFGVAQRLALRSKMQTAGMGPNAMPHQLMMSATPIPRTLAMTYYADLDVSVIDELPPGRSPVVTKLISDTRRPEVIDRVRAAALAGRQVYWVCPLIEESEALQLQTAVDTHAQLVAALPELRVGLVHGRLSPAEKAAVMEDFTRGDTHLLVATTVIEVGVDVPNASLMVIEHAERFGLAQLHQLRGRVGRGSAESVCLLMYASPLSMGAKARLQTMRETTDGFIIARRDLEIRGPGEFLGARQSGAAMLRFVDLNEDAWMIPGAQEAADALLKSHPGAVAAHLERWLGAREDYLKA from the coding sequence ATGACCGAACGCAGAATGCCCGCCACCGCGCCTGACGACGCCACCGCCGACCTCGTGGATCTTGCCGATGCGGCAAGCGCGCGGGCCGACGCCCGTCCTGGAGCGAATGTAACGAAAGCAGCGAAGCGCGGCACGAAGGCCGCCGCCAAACACGTGACAAGCGGTGCAACAAGCGACGCAAGCGCAGACGCCACCGATCCCAAGGCGGCAAAATCCACAAAGGCCAGCAAGTCCGCCAAATCTGCGAAAGACGCCAAGCCCGCCGCAAAGAAAGCGGCCGGCAGCGCCGACAAGCTCGCCAAGCTGGGCCTCAAGCGCGACATCGATCTGATCCTGCATCTGCCGATGCGTTACGAGGACGAAACCACGTTGCGCAAGATCGGCGAAGTGCTGCCGAGCGAACTGGCGCAAGTCGAAGGCGTGGTCACGGCGAGCGACGTCGCTTACCGTCCGCGACGTCAGTGGGTCGTACGCATCGCCGACGAAGGCCATGAATTGGTGCTGCGTTTTCTGAATTTTTACGGCAGTCAGCAAAAACAGCTCGCCATCGGCACGCGAGTGCGCGTGCGGGGCGAGGTGCGCGGCGGATTCTTCGGTCTGGAGATGGTCCACCCCGCGTACCGCGTGGTACAGGACGCCGCCGCACCGCTGCCCGAATCGCTGACGCCGGTCTATCCGAGCGCAGCCGGCCTGTCGCAGGCCTATCTGCGCAAAGCGATCCATAACGCGATGGATCGAACGCCGCTGCCCGAACTGCTGCCGCCCGGCTTGCTGCAAGACGCCATCGGTCCCGACCATCCGCTGCCCGCATTGGCCGACGCCGTGCATTTGCTGCACGCGCCACCGCCGAACGTGTCGGAGACGGCGCTCATGGAGCGTTCGCATCCGGCGTGGTTACGGATCAAGTGTGAGGAATTGCTCGCGCAACAACTCTCGCTCAAACGGGCGCAGGCGGCACGTCGCCGTTTGCGTGCCCCGTCGCTGGGTGAGCACGTAAAAGGTGGTTTGCTCGAACGTTTCGAAGCGGCATTGCCGTTCAAGCTGACGGGCGCGCAACAGCGCGTCTGGGCTGAGATCCGCGCCGATCTGGCCGAAGCGCATCCGATGCAGCGTCTGCTGCAAGGCGACGTCGGCAGCGGCAAGACGATCATCGCCGCACTGGCCGCCGCGCAAGCCATCGACGCCGGCTTTCAGGCTGCGATCATGGCGCCGACCGAAATCCTCGCCGAGCAGCATCTGCGCAAGCTCTCGGCGTGGCTCACGCCGCTGGGCGTGGAAGTCGCGTGGCTCGCGGGCAGCATGAAGGCGAAGGAAAAGCGCGAAGCGCTGGCACGTGTGGCCAGCGGCGAAGCGCAGCTCGTCATCGGCACGCACGCCATCATTCAGGACACGGTCACGTTCGCGCGTCTCGGCATGGCGGTCGTGGATGAACAGCACCGCTTCGGCGTCGCGCAACGGCTTGCATTGCGCAGCAAGATGCAGACGGCGGGCATGGGCCCGAACGCCATGCCGCATCAGTTGATGATGAGCGCCACGCCGATTCCGCGCACGCTTGCCATGACGTACTACGCCGATCTCGACGTCTCCGTCATCGATGAACTGCCGCCGGGCCGTAGTCCCGTCGTGACGAAACTCATCAGCGACACGCGCCGCCCGGAAGTGATCGACCGGGTGCGCGCGGCGGCGCTGGCCGGGCGTCAGGTGTACTGGGTTTGTCCGCTGATCGAGGAGAGCGAGGCGCTTCAGCTGCAGACCGCTGTCGATACGCACGCGCAGCTTGTGGCGGCGTTGCCGGAGTTGCGGGTGGGGTTGGTGCATGGACGTCTGTCGCCCGCCGAGAAGGCCGCCGTGATGGAGGACTTCACGCGTGGCGACACACATTTACTGGTCGCGACGACCGTCATCGAAGTGGGCGTGGATGTCCCCAATGCGTCACTGATGGTGATCGAACACGCCGAGCGCTTCGGTCTTGCTCAGTTGCACCAGTTGCGTGGACGCGTCGGTCGCGGCTCGGCCGAATCTGTCTGTTTGCTGATGTATGCCTCGCCACTGTCGATGGGCGCAAAAGCCCGTTTGCAGACGATGCGCGAAACCACCGACGGCTTCATCATCGCCCGGCGCGATCTGGAAATCCGTGGCCCCGGAGAGTTTCTCGGCGCGCGTCAGTCGGGCGCGGCCATGCTGCGCTTCGTCGATCTCAATGAGGACGCCTGGATGATTCCGGGCGCGCAGGAAGCTGCCGATGCGCTGCTGAAGTCACATCCGGGCGCGGTTGCCGCGCATCTGGAGCGATGGCTCGGCGCGCGTGAAGATTATCTGAAAGCCTGA